Sequence from the Pyramidobacter piscolens W5455 genome:
GTGGAATCTCTGTCGTCATACGCGCGTCAGTTCCTCGGCGTGCAGAAAAAACCCGACGTGGACGACATCGAAGGGCTGTCGCCGGCCATTTCCATCGAGCAGAAGGGCGCTTCTCACAATCCCCGTTCCACCGTCGGCACCGTCACCGAGATCTACGACTACCTGCGCCTGCTGTTCGCCCGCGCCGGCACGCCGTATTGCCCCCAGTGCGGCAAGCCCGTCCACAAGTATTCCGTGGACGAGATCGTCGACCGCATCTACCGCCGGCACGGCGGCGCCCGGCTCGAGGTTCTCGCCCCGGTCGTGCGCGCCAAAAAGGGCGAGTTCAAGAACGTCTTCGCGGCGCTGCGCAAGAAAGGTTTCATGCGCGTGCGCGTCGACGGCGAAGTCCTCTGGCTCGAGGAAGAAATTCCGTTGGACAAGAACAAAAAGCACAGCGTCGAGGTGGTCGTCGATCGCATGTCGGTGCAGCCCGACCGCAAAAGCCGCATGGCCGAGGCCGTGCAGACCGCCCTGCAGCTCGGCGAGGGCTTCGTGATCATCGCCGCCGACGGAACGGAAGACATGCTCACGGAGCGCTTCGTCTGCCCCGACTGCGGCGTCTCGCTGCCCGACATCCAGCCGGCGCTGTTCTCCTTCAACAACCCGATGGGAGCCTGCCCCGATTGCTCGGGGCTGGGCAGCCACAGCCACTTCTCCGAAGAACTGGCGGTCAATCCCGACCTGTCCGTGCGGGCCGGGGCGCTGCTGCCGTTCCGCGGCAAGCAGTACATGATGTACCGTCTCGAAGAGTTGGCGAAAAAGGTCAGGCTGGATCTCGACACGCCTTACAAAAAACTTGCGCAGGAACAGAAACAGATCCTGCTGTACGGCTCCGACGTGCGCATGCTGCTGCAGTTCGAGCGCGGCGGCGAGATCTCTGAGTATCAGGGGCGCTACGAAGGCCTGCTGCCGTGGCTGCAGCGCTATTACGACAGCACCGAGTCGGAAACGATGGCCGAAGAGCTGGAACGCTACCGTAGCGAAGACGAGTGCCAGACCTGTCACGGCACGCGCCTGCGTCCCGAAGCGCTGTCGGTGCGTTTCTGGGGAAAGAACATCGACGAACTGACCTCGCTGCCGGTGAGCGATTTTTACGAGATCGTCAGGCAGCACAAAGACGACCCCGGGCAGAACGAAGTCGTCAGCCAAGTCATCGTCGAGTTGGAAAAGCGCCTCAGTTTCCTCGTTGAAGTCGGCGTCGGCTACCTGACGCTGAAACGCCGCGCCGACACGCTGAGCGGCGGCGAGAGCCAGCGCATCCGCCTGGCGACGCAGATCGGCTCGAAGCTGTCGGGCGTCATGTATGTGCTCGACGAGCCGACCATCGGCCTGCACAGCCGCGACACGGGAAAGTTGATCGGCGCGCTGAAATCGGTGCGCGACATGGACAACACCGTGATCGTGGTGGAGCACGACCGCGACACGATGCTGGCCGCCGATTACATCGTCGAGATCGGCCCCGGCGCGGGCAGCTACGGCGGCGAAGTGGTCCAGCGCGGCGCGGCGGAAGAGTTCCGCAAGACGAATTCGCTCACCGGCCCCTATCTGCGCGGCGACCGGTGCGGCATGGTGCGTTCGGAACGACTGGCGCTTCCTAAAGAGCGTCTTGAAATTCTCGGTGCGGCCGAACACAACTTGAAAGGCGTCGACGTCTCCATCCCGCTGAACTCGCTGGTCTGCCTGACCGGCGTCTCCGGCTCGGGCAAAAGCTCGCTGATGTACGACGTGCTGTACCGCGGCCTGCGCCGCAAGCTGGACGCCGATTACCGCGACCGTCCGGGGCGCCACAAGGACATTCTCGGCTGGGAACGGCTGAAAAACGTGGCTATGGTCGATCAAAGCCCGATCGGCCGCACGCCGCGCTCCAACCCGGCCACCTATACCGGCGTCTTTTCGGCGATCCGCGAGCTGTATTCGCAGCTGCCCGAGGCGAAATTGCGCGGCTACGCCAGCGGGCGCTTCAGCTTCAACGTCAAGGGCGGGCGCTGCGAGGCCTGCGGCGGCGCGGGCGAGCGGCGCGTCTCCATGCTCTTCATGCCCGACGTGTACGTGGAGTGCGACGTCTGCCACGGCACGCGCTACAACCGCGAGACGCTGGAAGTGAAGTTCAAGGGGCACAGCATCGCCGACGTGCTCAATCTGTCGGTCGACGAGGCGATGGAACTTTTCAAGGATCTGCCCAGGATCGCGCGCAAGCTCGAATTTCTGCAGCGCGCCGGACTGGGCTACATCCACCTCGGCCAGTCGGCGCTGACGCTCAGCGGCGGCGAAGCGCAGCGCGTCAAATTGGCCAAGGAGCTGAGCAAACGCTTCGGCGGCAGCACGCTCTACCTGCTCGACGAGCCTTCGACCGGGCTTTTCTATCCCGACGTGGGGCGCCTGCT
This genomic interval carries:
- the uvrA gene encoding excinuclease ABC subunit UvrA; the encoded protein is MPRQEIVIRNAREHNLKGVSLEIPKNKLVVITGPSGSGKSSLAFDTLYAEGQRRYVESLSSYARQFLGVQKKPDVDDIEGLSPAISIEQKGASHNPRSTVGTVTEIYDYLRLLFARAGTPYCPQCGKPVHKYSVDEIVDRIYRRHGGARLEVLAPVVRAKKGEFKNVFAALRKKGFMRVRVDGEVLWLEEEIPLDKNKKHSVEVVVDRMSVQPDRKSRMAEAVQTALQLGEGFVIIAADGTEDMLTERFVCPDCGVSLPDIQPALFSFNNPMGACPDCSGLGSHSHFSEELAVNPDLSVRAGALLPFRGKQYMMYRLEELAKKVRLDLDTPYKKLAQEQKQILLYGSDVRMLLQFERGGEISEYQGRYEGLLPWLQRYYDSTESETMAEELERYRSEDECQTCHGTRLRPEALSVRFWGKNIDELTSLPVSDFYEIVRQHKDDPGQNEVVSQVIVELEKRLSFLVEVGVGYLTLKRRADTLSGGESQRIRLATQIGSKLSGVMYVLDEPTIGLHSRDTGKLIGALKSVRDMDNTVIVVEHDRDTMLAADYIVEIGPGAGSYGGEVVQRGAAEEFRKTNSLTGPYLRGDRCGMVRSERLALPKERLEILGAAEHNLKGVDVSIPLNSLVCLTGVSGSGKSSLMYDVLYRGLRRKLDADYRDRPGRHKDILGWERLKNVAMVDQSPIGRTPRSNPATYTGVFSAIRELYSQLPEAKLRGYASGRFSFNVKGGRCEACGGAGERRVSMLFMPDVYVECDVCHGTRYNRETLEVKFKGHSIADVLNLSVDEAMELFKDLPRIARKLEFLQRAGLGYIHLGQSALTLSGGEAQRVKLAKELSKRFGGSTLYLLDEPSTGLFYPDVGRLLRILHALVDQGNSVLLIEHNMDIICSSDYVIDLGPEGGSAGGRVVDCGAPRELAERGRGYTAAAI